From the genome of Malus sylvestris chromosome 13, drMalSylv7.2, whole genome shotgun sequence:
aaacgccatctctcatgcttccggtaacctccgtagtgggacaagtttagcggatcaggtgacaatatttttatttatttatatgcattccactcacattaatattttgatttatttaatttcgtatgtaatttttatgttatttcttatgtaatttttatttaatttcttatgtaatttttatttaatttcttatgtcatttttatgtaatttatatgcattccacccgtattaatattttgaatttatttatttgtgttacacccgcattttttaacactatgttatcccacatttttatagacactacaagctcaagcattctacaattcaaagaacgggaacaaatcattcactagatggaaatgttggcaaattgtcaaagattgccctaaatacaaaattgtggcaactggtccagaagttgtcatgcacggtATGGGTCTACATAGTTCTCCAGAACCAGACATGGCCAAACAAGAAGCCGACACATTTCAAGACACGGAAGGGATGCCTGAACAAGTGCCCGAGACCCAACCGACTCGTCAGTCCCTCAGGCCCGTAGGTAAAAAGGcgtcaaagaaaaaaggtagttcttccaagaatgactacactaaatatatggaggaacttactcgccaaggtgaactgaacatggcacgagaaaaggttagagatgaggaaaaagttgctgctatggcagcaatattagcagctactgaggcccgtgatgcggcggctgagagacaaagagaagtagttaatcgagagaacgagctggttagagaagcacttcatcgagaaaatgaattgcttcgagaagaaaggatggctcaagcagatcgtgacactatgagcaagtctctagtaggactgtctccgaattctaaatatttttggacatcggaaaaaagagatgtcatgcgaaggaggcgtgcaagagatgcgGAAACAAGTCAAGGGGGTTCTAGCAACTTTTGTGACAACCAAGATCCTCGCACCACATATCCTAGCTCGagagactttgtataatttttatgtattttttatgttttttccttcttttttcttttgaactttatttaatttcttatgtttttttctttttttaggtttgaactttatttaatttcttatgtttttttctttttttaggtttgaactttatttaatttcttatgtaatttttatgttatttcttatttatttttaaaactttatttatttttatttaatttattatgcaattttaatgtaattctttatttatttttaaaactttatttcttttgtactttatttaaacacatgaaataagattacataaactcaccaaataaatttaaaaacaaaacacactacatagaattacataaactcaccaaataaacttaaaaacaaaacacactacatagaattacataaactcaccaaatacataaaattacataaactcattaaataaacttaaaaacaaaacacactacatagaattacataaactcaccaaatacatagaattacataaactcactaaataaacttaaaaacaaaacacactacatagaattacataaacttaaaaaaaagatcgtgacattattcaaccacaagcctcattctaattatcttcgccttcatgcaatccccactggtgctcaatcaagtcattctggtgggttacgtgccagtatggctcttgcacATTAGTGTAACGTTgaacgatcaattcattgtaacgtccatcgcgTTCCAACGGCTCGTGTTGCACTGGATCTTCGGTCCCATCATGAGCACAatagatacgtgttcttgagttgttcatcggatccggctcatattcatcgacgccatcataatcatactcatcttcaacaatcatgttgtggagaataatacacgtcatcatgatggatcgaagagcctcgacatcaaacattctagctgcagccctgataatcgcccaacgagcttgcaggataccaaaacaacgctcgacatccttcctacacccttcttgacattttgcaaagtgtttttccttttcagtctgtggatgtggcactgttttgacaaatgttgaccaccttgggtaaatgccatctgcaaggtagtatgatccctcgtattgggtaccattaatggtatatgtgcatctcggcgagtttccttgcagcagttcgtcgaacactggggattgggcaaggacatttaagtcattctgagctcctggaacaccaaaaaaaacatgccaaatccatgtatcaaatgaagccaccgcttccaaaatgatgcTTTTGGTTCCTTTTCTGTTGCCATATGCTCCTTGccacgcacttggacagtttttccaagtccagtgcatgcagtccatgcttccaatcatgccagggaagcctcgcatctcacccttcctcagaagccttcgcatgtcccttggcgtg
Proteins encoded in this window:
- the LOC126594971 gene encoding uncharacterized protein LOC126594971 codes for the protein MSSWKLIEDVTLCECWVHTTHDPITGNEMDKREMWSKITKAFCDVHGENARTSQGLQGRWKKLNASFTCWKNAISHASGNLRSGTSLADQTLQAQAFYNSKNGNKSFTRWKCWQIVKDCPKYKIVATGPEVVMHGMGLHSSPEPDMAKQEADTFQDTEGMPEQVPETQPTRQSLRPVGKKASKKKGSSSKNDYTKYMEELTRQGELNMAREKVRDEEKVAAMAAILAATEARDAAAERQREVVNRENELVREALHRENELLREERMAQADRDTMSKSLVGLSPNSKYFWTSEKRDVMRRRRARDAETSQGGSSNFCDNQDPRTTYPSSRDFV
- the LOC126594972 gene encoding uncharacterized protein LOC126594972 isoform X1, translated to MEAVGQIAKPRRVANLDRKREKREDAFHVLGLIPEQKITASLRMLAYGASADQVDEIARMGKITVLESLMRFCSAIEALYTNEYLRTPTPRDMRRLLRKGEMRGFPGMIGSMDCMHWTWKNCPSAWQGAYGNRKGTKSIILEAVASFDTWIWHVFFGVPGAQNDLNVLAQSPVFDELLQGNSPRCTYTINGTQYEGSYYLADGIYPRWSTFVKTVPHPQTEKEKHFAKCQEGCRKDVERCFGILQARWAIIRAAARMFDVEALRSIMMTCIILHNMIVEDEYDYDGVDEYEPDPMNNSRTRIYCAHDGTEDPVQHEPLERDGRYNELIVQRYTNVQEPYWHVTHQNDLIEHQWGLHEGEDN
- the LOC126594972 gene encoding uncharacterized protein LOC126594972 isoform X2; this encodes MEAVGQIAKPRRVANLDRKREKRGLIPEQKITASLRMLAYGASADQVDEIARMGKITVLESLMRFCSAIEALYTNEYLRTPTPRDMRRLLRKGEMRGFPGMIGSMDCMHWTWKNCPSAWQGAYGNRKGTKSIILEAVASFDTWIWHVFFGVPGAQNDLNVLAQSPVFDELLQGNSPRCTYTINGTQYEGSYYLADGIYPRWSTFVKTVPHPQTEKEKHFAKCQEGCRKDVERCFGILQARWAIIRAAARMFDVEALRSIMMTCIILHNMIVEDEYDYDGVDEYEPDPMNNSRTRIYCAHDGTEDPVQHEPLERDGRYNELIVQRYTNVQEPYWHVTHQNDLIEHQWGLHEGEDN